The proteins below come from a single Phycisphaeraceae bacterium genomic window:
- a CDS encoding AhpC/TSA family protein, whose product MRFIPAFVAVPIVCLTIGCERSVPYSDSVPTPPSSTEPSASSPKRGIGTQVSAPDVRLSTPEGVFVNLADALGSGPVVVIFYRGGWCPFCTGHLSAWQDRLAELDSLGASLIAITPERPDRVGAGQAEHNYGFAVLSDAQGEAARAFDLQFTIDAKTRELYQTYDIDLSQFNASGTWDMVIPATYVIDSGGVIRYAYVNEDYRTRAEVDDVLEAVRSLP is encoded by the coding sequence ATGCGCTTCATTCCTGCATTCGTTGCAGTGCCGATCGTCTGCCTGACGATCGGGTGTGAACGATCTGTGCCTTATTCAGACTCTGTTCCAACGCCGCCTTCCTCGACGGAGCCCTCAGCGTCATCGCCCAAACGGGGTATTGGCACTCAAGTCTCTGCGCCCGACGTTCGGCTCTCGACGCCTGAAGGTGTGTTCGTCAATCTCGCCGACGCTTTGGGTTCGGGTCCGGTCGTGGTCATCTTCTATCGCGGGGGATGGTGCCCGTTTTGTACCGGCCATTTGTCCGCCTGGCAGGACCGCCTGGCCGAACTTGATTCGCTGGGCGCTTCGCTCATCGCGATCACGCCTGAACGTCCGGATCGCGTCGGGGCTGGGCAGGCCGAACACAATTATGGTTTTGCGGTGCTCTCTGACGCCCAAGGCGAAGCTGCACGCGCATTCGATCTTCAGTTCACGATCGACGCCAAGACCCGGGAGTTATACCAAACCTACGACATCGACCTCTCGCAGTTCAACGCCTCGGGAACGTGGGACATGGTCATTCCTGCCACATATGTGATCGACTCGGGAGGCGTCATTCGATACGCGTATGTCAATGAAGACTACCGCACGCGTGCGGAAGTAGATGACGTTCTTGAAGCGGTACGAAGTTTGCCGTGA